In the genome of Nitrospira sp. MA-1, one region contains:
- the rpsU gene encoding 30S ribosomal protein S21 gives MEVRVINNNVEKALKVAKKKLAAEGLFRELKRRRFYEKPSVKKKGKEREAARRRQKWLSKNRMF, from the coding sequence GTGGAAGTACGAGTTATCAATAACAACGTTGAAAAAGCATTGAAAGTTGCTAAGAAAAAGTTAGCGGCAGAGGGTTTATTTCGTGAATTGAAACGGCGCAGATTTTATGAAAAACCCAGCGTTAAGAAAAAGGGTAAAGAGCGTGAAGCTGCACGTCGTCGCCAAAAATGGCTTTCAAAGAATAGAATGTTTTAG
- a CDS encoding nitrate oxidoreductase subunit beta, whose amino-acid sequence MPEVYNWQLGRKMLYPYEERHPKWQFAFVFNINRCLACQTCSMADKSTWLFSKGQEYMWWNNVETKPYGGYPQFYDVKITQLIEQVNPGGQVWNVRVGRKHHAPYGVFEGMTIFDAGAKIGQAAIGYIPTDQEWRFVNIYEDTATSMRAIVEGVDKTGFTKEEPWKMQGSSLPEHETYFFYLQRICNHCTYPGCLAACPRKAIYKRPEDGIVLIDQNRCRGYKKCVEQCPFKKPMYRGTTRVSEKCIACYPRVEGKDPLTGGEPMETRCMAACVGKIRLQGLVKVGDDGLWAEDRWNPLYYAIRVEQVALPLYPQWGTEPNGFYIPPRQAPRGYIRQMFGPGVDNAIEKYLVPSRELLAVLQLWRASQQIIFRYDVIPGPKVFETQIHGRKFEMYNDTVLGFNKSGKEAVRQQVEEPIYIRPAERVNWL is encoded by the coding sequence ATGCCTGAAGTGTATAACTGGCAGTTAGGACGAAAGATGCTGTATCCGTATGAGGAGCGGCATCCGAAATGGCAGTTTGCGTTTGTCTTTAACATCAACCGGTGTTTGGCATGTCAAACCTGCTCGATGGCGGACAAGTCGACGTGGCTGTTCAGCAAAGGGCAGGAATACATGTGGTGGAACAACGTGGAAACGAAGCCGTATGGGGGCTATCCACAATTTTACGACGTCAAGATTACGCAGCTCATCGAGCAAGTCAATCCGGGCGGCCAGGTGTGGAACGTGCGGGTGGGCCGCAAGCACCATGCACCGTACGGAGTGTTTGAAGGGATGACGATCTTTGATGCGGGGGCCAAGATCGGGCAGGCGGCCATTGGCTACATCCCGACCGACCAGGAATGGCGGTTTGTGAATATTTATGAAGACACGGCGACCTCGATGCGGGCGATCGTGGAAGGAGTGGATAAGACGGGGTTCACGAAAGAAGAGCCGTGGAAAATGCAAGGCAGCAGCTTGCCGGAGCATGAAACGTATTTCTTCTATCTGCAACGCATCTGTAACCACTGTACGTATCCAGGCTGTCTGGCGGCGTGTCCGCGGAAGGCCATCTACAAGCGGCCGGAAGACGGGATTGTGTTGATCGACCAGAACCGGTGCCGGGGGTACAAGAAGTGTGTGGAACAATGCCCGTTTAAGAAGCCGATGTACCGGGGCACGACGCGGGTAAGTGAGAAGTGTATTGCGTGCTATCCGCGGGTCGAGGGCAAAGACCCCCTCACGGGGGGCGAGCCGATGGAAACCCGATGTATGGCGGCGTGCGTGGGTAAGATCCGGTTGCAAGGGCTGGTGAAGGTGGGCGATGACGGGTTATGGGCGGAAGATCGCTGGAATCCGTTGTACTATGCCATTCGGGTGGAACAAGTGGCGTTGCCGTTGTATCCGCAATGGGGCACGGAGCCCAATGGCTTCTACATTCCCCCACGCCAAGCCCCACGGGGCTACATCCGGCAGATGTTCGGGCCGGGAGTGGATAATGCGATAGAGAAGTATCTGGTGCCGAGCCGGGAATTGTTGGCGGTGCTGCAGTTGTGGCGGGCGAGCCAACAGATCATCTTCCGGTATGACGTGATTCCGGGACCGAAAGTGTTCGAAACCCAAATCCATGGGCGGAAGTTTGAGATGTACAACGACACGGTGTTGGGGTTCAACAAATCGGGCAAGGAAGCGGTGCGGCAGCAAGTGGAAGAGCCGATTTACATCCGCCCGGCGGAGCGGGTGAACTGGCTGTAA
- a CDS encoding proton-translocating transhydrogenase family protein has protein sequence MEMFLMSFTVFVLAIFVGFEVITKIPPTLHTPLMSGSNAISGITLVGAIVSTGTELWVTTVLGFLSVVLASINVIGGFMVTNRMLAMFKKKN, from the coding sequence ATGGAAATGTTTCTCATGTCGTTTACAGTATTTGTTCTCGCGATCTTCGTGGGCTTCGAGGTCATCACGAAGATCCCACCCACTCTTCACACTCCTTTAATGTCAGGTTCTAATGCCATCTCAGGTATCACCTTAGTGGGAGCCATTGTTTCTACAGGAACCGAACTGTGGGTTACTACAGTTTTGGGTTTTCTGTCTGTGGTCTTGGCGAGCATCAATGTGATTGGTGGGTTTATGGTGACGAACCGAATGTTGGCCATGTTCAAAAAGAAGAATTAA
- a CDS encoding NAD(P)(+) transhydrogenase (Re/Si-specific) subunit beta, giving the protein MYDFIINFSYLVASVLFIFGLKGLTHPRTAVRGNLLGACGMLLAVIVTLTDRHIVSYEYIILGMVVGGAIGAVLALRIEMTSMPEMVALLNGFGGAASIFVAGAALIEGSSLTDSPILQLTIATAASGLIGAVTFWGSLVAFGKLKGLISENAVLFSGQQVINSILAVLVLGLSIGVVLNPESFSLYWMLVGVASILGILLVLPIGGADMPVVVALLNSYSGLAAAATGFVLSNNVLIITGSLVGASGIILTHIMCKAMNRSLTNVLFGVMGPSGEGGQTADEVYGGKVKSASPEEVALLFDAARRVAIIPGYGMAVSQAQHPVASLAALLESRGTTVEYGIHPVAGRMPGHMNVLMAEADVPYDSLKDMDDINQTIDQVDVVLVIGANDVVNPLARTDPSSPIAGMPIIDVDKAKIVVVIKRSLSPGFAGIPNPLFALDNSLMLFGDGKKMILDIIAALKDS; this is encoded by the coding sequence ATGTACGATTTTATTATAAATTTTTCTTACCTCGTTGCGTCCGTCCTGTTTATTTTTGGTTTGAAAGGGCTTACCCATCCTCGAACGGCAGTTCGCGGGAATCTTCTGGGTGCCTGTGGAATGCTGCTGGCCGTGATAGTGACCCTTACTGATCGACACATTGTCAGTTATGAGTACATTATTTTGGGAATGGTAGTGGGTGGCGCTATTGGAGCGGTGTTAGCGCTGCGCATAGAGATGACCTCCATGCCCGAGATGGTCGCCCTTTTAAATGGGTTTGGTGGCGCTGCCTCGATTTTTGTGGCTGGGGCCGCATTGATTGAAGGTTCTTCCTTAACAGATTCACCCATTCTTCAATTAACCATTGCCACAGCTGCATCAGGTTTAATCGGGGCCGTGACGTTTTGGGGTAGTTTGGTAGCCTTTGGAAAGCTGAAGGGACTGATCTCCGAAAACGCGGTATTGTTTTCCGGTCAACAGGTTATTAATTCAATATTGGCTGTATTGGTGCTGGGATTAAGTATCGGGGTGGTCCTAAATCCTGAAAGCTTCTCGCTGTACTGGATGTTGGTTGGGGTGGCATCTATTCTAGGAATTTTGCTTGTGCTTCCTATTGGTGGTGCGGATATGCCTGTGGTGGTCGCATTATTGAATTCCTATTCGGGTTTAGCTGCCGCCGCAACAGGTTTTGTGCTTTCCAATAATGTCCTCATTATTACCGGTTCATTAGTCGGTGCGTCCGGGATCATCCTGACCCATATTATGTGCAAGGCCATGAACCGCTCGTTGACCAATGTTTTGTTTGGGGTCATGGGGCCTTCGGGCGAGGGCGGCCAAACTGCAGATGAAGTGTATGGCGGAAAAGTTAAGTCGGCATCTCCTGAGGAAGTTGCCTTGTTGTTTGATGCGGCGCGGCGAGTGGCCATTATTCCAGGTTACGGAATGGCTGTATCTCAAGCACAGCATCCGGTGGCAAGCCTTGCTGCGCTCCTTGAGAGCCGCGGAACAACCGTGGAATATGGCATTCACCCTGTGGCGGGAAGAATGCCAGGTCATATGAATGTGCTGATGGCAGAAGCCGATGTTCCTTATGATTCCCTAAAGGATATGGATGACATCAACCAAACCATCGATCAGGTTGATGTAGTCCTGGTTATTGGTGCCAACGATGTGGTGAACCCATTAGCCAGGACTGATCCAAGCAGTCCCATTGCGGGAATGCCTATCATTGATGTTGATAAGGCAAAGATTGTTGTGGTGATTAAGCGCAGCTTAAGCCCTGGTTTTGCTGGAATCCCTAATCCATTATTCGCCCTGGATAATTCTTTAATGTTATTTGGGGACGGCAAAAAAATGATATTGGATATTATTGCCGCCTTAAAAGACTCCTGA
- a CDS encoding DUF502 domain-containing protein produces the protein MNGLSDHTFKRYFLTGLFLIIPAWGTLLILYTLLEALEHMTVDIVWALYGVRIPGSGITFFCLLVLWVGMGTTHLLGQRIHRKLENSLERIPFVRSIYYTLKSMADVIKFRDRFGQSKVVAFPFPRDGLWALGFDMGLPPHKLQVAPEGPLMMVFVPTAIHPFTGYLAFVPEGSVNRIQLRPEEAMKMEFSAGLYRPQPGWLSAANFAKKDT, from the coding sequence ATGAATGGACTTTCTGACCATACCTTCAAGCGGTATTTCCTTACCGGCTTATTTCTAATTATTCCGGCATGGGGAACGTTATTAATCCTCTATACGCTACTCGAAGCCTTAGAACATATGACGGTAGACATTGTGTGGGCCTTATATGGAGTGAGGATTCCCGGGTCAGGTATTACCTTTTTTTGTCTTCTGGTCCTCTGGGTGGGCATGGGAACGACCCATTTACTTGGCCAGCGGATTCATCGAAAACTGGAAAATTCTTTAGAGCGGATTCCATTCGTGCGTAGTATTTACTATACCCTAAAAAGTATGGCGGATGTCATCAAGTTCCGTGATCGGTTTGGTCAAAGCAAAGTCGTCGCATTTCCGTTTCCTCGTGACGGGCTTTGGGCATTAGGTTTTGACATGGGATTACCCCCACATAAGCTGCAAGTTGCTCCCGAAGGACCTCTCATGATGGTCTTTGTTCCAACAGCAATCCATCCCTTTACCGGCTATCTGGCCTTTGTCCCAGAAGGAAGCGTAAATCGAATTCAGTTGCGCCCGGAAGAGGCAATGAAAATGGAGTTTTCTGCGGGACTCTATCGCCCCCAACCAGGATGGTTGTCAGCAGCAAACTTTGCGAAGAAGGACACTTAA
- a CDS encoding molybdopterin-dependent oxidoreductase, which produces MFLSRRQFLKVSAGTVAAVALADKALALTALQPVIEVGNPLGEYPDRSWERVYHDQYRYDSSFTWCCSPNDTHACRIRAFVRNGVVMRVEQNYDHQTYEDLYGNRGTFAHNPRMCLKGFTMHRRVYGPYRLKGPLMRRGWKQWMDDGSPEFTPAIQTKYKFNARYLDDMLRVSWDTAFTYLAKAMIIIANRYSGEAGARRLREQGYPPEMLEMMKGSGVRSMKFRAGMPVLGIIGKMGITRMNGGCGALLDTYVRKVTPEHAQGGRYWNNYTWHGDQDPSQPWWNGTQNCDVDLSDMRFTKFNTSWGKNFVENKMPEAHWKLESIERGARIAVITPEYNPTAYRADYWIPVRPESDASFFLGSCKMLVDEGLFDADFCRSYTDMPLLVRTDTLQYLDPRDVIKDYQFPDFSKSYSGKVQTLTPAEIARLGGLMVWDLNKNQAVPIHRELVGWHFKKSGIDPALTGTHRVRLVSGREVDVMPIFQMYQVHLQDYDLDTVHQICRSPKDLIVRWARDIGTVKPAAIHNGEGVCHYFHMTQNGRAAALNLIYTGNIGKFGSGCHTWSGNYKAGTWAATPWAGSGLGVHTGEDPFKITTDPNAHGKEIHVRSYYYGEEPGYWNHGDTALIVNTPKYGRRVFTGKTHMPTPSKFRWVANVNILNNAKHHYDMVKNVDPHNECLVNQEVEMTSDVNHFDVSFAVNTWMEFTYPEHTATVSNPWFQVWKGGIRPLYDTRNDLDTVAGVAAKLTEMTGDGRFRDYFKFVYDNRVDVYLQRLLDAGNCSYGYNADTMLKSEKGWMVMTRTYPRVPLWEEVNESKPQWTRSGRLETYRVEPEAIEYGENFIVHREGPEATPYLPNAIMSSNPYIRPDDYGVPITAQHHDDKTIRNIKLPWSEIKRYANPLWEKGYQFYCVTPKTRHRVHSQWSVNDWVQMYESNFGDAYRMDKRTPGVGEHQIHINPAAAKDRGINDGDYVYIDGNPVDRPYRGWKPSDPYYKVARLMIRAKYNPAFPYHVTMAKHAPYVSTAKSVKGHETRPDGRAIALDTGYQSNFRYGAQQSFTRSWLMPMHQTDSLPGKHPVGWKFKWGFAIDHHAVNTTPKECLIRITKAEDGGIGGRGPWEPVRTGFTPGQENEFMIKWLKGDHIKIKV; this is translated from the coding sequence ATGTTTCTTTCTAGACGGCAATTCTTGAAAGTTTCAGCGGGAACGGTAGCTGCAGTCGCACTGGCCGATAAGGCGCTGGCCTTAACGGCGTTACAGCCAGTCATCGAAGTCGGGAATCCTCTCGGCGAATATCCTGACCGTTCATGGGAGCGGGTCTACCACGATCAATATCGCTATGACAGTTCGTTTACCTGGTGTTGTTCTCCCAATGACACGCATGCCTGTCGAATCCGGGCGTTTGTCCGAAACGGGGTCGTCATGCGCGTGGAGCAAAATTACGATCACCAGACCTATGAAGATCTCTATGGTAATCGTGGGACGTTCGCGCATAACCCCCGCATGTGCCTGAAGGGGTTTACGATGCATCGGCGGGTGTACGGACCGTACCGGCTCAAGGGGCCCTTGATGCGTCGGGGGTGGAAGCAATGGATGGATGACGGGAGCCCGGAGTTCACGCCAGCCATTCAGACGAAATACAAATTTAATGCCCGTTATTTGGACGACATGTTGCGGGTGTCCTGGGATACGGCGTTTACCTATTTGGCGAAGGCCATGATCATCATCGCCAACCGGTATAGCGGTGAGGCTGGGGCTCGACGGTTGCGGGAGCAAGGCTATCCGCCCGAGATGCTGGAGATGATGAAAGGCTCAGGAGTTCGAAGCATGAAATTCCGGGCTGGCATGCCTGTTTTGGGAATCATTGGGAAAATGGGCATCACCCGGATGAATGGCGGCTGCGGCGCCTTATTGGATACCTACGTACGAAAAGTTACGCCTGAACATGCGCAAGGCGGACGCTACTGGAATAACTATACCTGGCACGGCGACCAGGATCCTTCCCAGCCCTGGTGGAATGGGACCCAGAATTGTGACGTGGATTTGAGCGACATGCGCTTCACGAAGTTTAATACCAGTTGGGGCAAGAACTTCGTCGAAAACAAGATGCCGGAAGCCCACTGGAAACTTGAATCCATTGAACGTGGTGCGCGTATTGCGGTCATTACCCCGGAATACAATCCGACGGCCTATCGAGCGGACTACTGGATTCCTGTGCGTCCAGAGTCTGATGCCTCTTTCTTTTTAGGGTCGTGTAAAATGCTTGTAGATGAGGGCTTGTTCGATGCGGATTTTTGTCGGTCCTACACCGATATGCCTCTCCTGGTCCGGACCGATACCCTGCAGTATTTAGATCCGCGTGATGTGATTAAAGATTATCAGTTCCCCGATTTTTCCAAATCCTATTCGGGCAAAGTGCAGACGCTGACACCGGCAGAAATCGCGCGGTTAGGTGGCCTCATGGTCTGGGATCTGAACAAGAATCAAGCGGTTCCCATTCATCGTGAATTGGTGGGGTGGCATTTCAAGAAGAGTGGCATTGACCCGGCCTTGACGGGGACGCACCGGGTGCGTTTGGTCAGTGGGCGGGAAGTGGACGTGATGCCGATTTTCCAAATGTATCAAGTCCATCTCCAAGACTATGATTTGGATACGGTGCATCAAATCTGTCGGTCTCCCAAAGATTTGATCGTGCGGTGGGCGCGTGATATCGGGACGGTCAAACCGGCTGCGATTCACAACGGGGAAGGCGTCTGTCATTATTTCCACATGACCCAAAATGGGCGGGCGGCGGCCTTGAACCTCATTTATACGGGGAATATTGGGAAATTCGGCAGCGGGTGTCATACCTGGTCCGGGAATTATAAGGCGGGAACCTGGGCGGCGACCCCGTGGGCAGGATCCGGTCTTGGAGTGCATACCGGAGAGGATCCGTTCAAGATTACGACGGACCCCAATGCCCATGGAAAGGAAATTCACGTAAGAAGTTACTATTATGGGGAGGAGCCCGGCTATTGGAACCACGGCGATACGGCGTTGATTGTGAATACGCCGAAGTATGGTCGTCGGGTGTTTACAGGCAAAACACACATGCCGACCCCGAGTAAATTCCGGTGGGTGGCCAATGTCAATATTCTCAATAATGCCAAGCACCATTATGACATGGTCAAGAATGTGGATCCGCATAATGAATGTCTGGTGAATCAAGAAGTCGAGATGACGTCGGATGTCAACCATTTCGACGTGTCATTTGCGGTGAATACGTGGATGGAGTTTACCTATCCGGAACATACGGCGACGGTGTCGAATCCCTGGTTCCAGGTGTGGAAAGGCGGCATCCGGCCGTTGTATGACACACGGAACGATTTGGATACGGTCGCGGGCGTCGCGGCTAAACTCACCGAAATGACGGGGGATGGGCGGTTCCGCGATTACTTTAAGTTTGTCTATGACAATCGCGTGGACGTGTATCTGCAACGGTTGTTGGATGCGGGCAACTGCTCCTATGGCTATAACGCGGATACGATGTTGAAGTCGGAAAAGGGCTGGATGGTCATGACCCGGACCTATCCTCGCGTCCCATTGTGGGAAGAAGTCAACGAATCGAAACCGCAGTGGACGCGTAGCGGACGCCTGGAAACCTACCGGGTGGAGCCGGAAGCCATTGAATATGGGGAAAACTTCATTGTCCATCGGGAAGGCCCGGAGGCAACCCCGTATTTGCCGAATGCGATCATGTCCTCCAATCCGTATATCCGGCCGGATGACTATGGGGTGCCGATCACGGCGCAACATCATGACGACAAAACCATCCGCAACATCAAGTTGCCCTGGTCGGAAATTAAACGGTACGCCAATCCGCTTTGGGAGAAGGGGTATCAGTTCTATTGCGTCACTCCGAAGACCCGGCATCGGGTGCATAGCCAATGGTCGGTGAATGACTGGGTGCAGATGTATGAATCCAACTTTGGGGATGCCTATCGGATGGATAAGCGGACGCCAGGAGTTGGCGAGCATCAAATCCATATCAACCCGGCCGCGGCCAAAGATCGGGGGATCAACGATGGGGACTATGTCTACATCGACGGCAACCCGGTGGACCGGCCGTATCGGGGCTGGAAGCCCAGTGACCCGTATTACAAGGTGGCGCGGTTAATGATCCGGGCGAAGTACAACCCGGCGTTCCCGTACCATGTCACGATGGCCAAGCATGCGCCGTATGTGTCGACCGCGAAGTCGGTGAAAGGGCATGAAACCCGGCCGGATGGACGGGCGATTGCGCTGGACACGGGCTATCAATCGAACTTCCGGTATGGAGCGCAGCAGTCGTTTACCCGCAGTTGGCTGATGCCCATGCATCAAACCGACTCGTTGCCGGGCAAACATCCCGTGGGCTGGAAGTTTAAATGGGGCTTTGCGATTGACCATCATGCGGTCAATACGACGCCGAAGGAATGTCTGATCCGCATAACCAAGGCGGAAGACGGCGGTATCGGCGGGCGTGGACCGTGGGAGCCGGTTCGGACCGGGTTTACCCCAGGCCAGGAGAATGAGTTCATGATCAAATGGCTGAAGGGTGATCATATTAAGATTAAAGTGTAA
- a CDS encoding Trm112 family protein has product MRPENTSTGKGEIPADLLAILCCPETKQEVCLLDQTIVERLNKRISKGELKNKGGRPVTEQIDGGLLRTDRTVAYPIRDQIPIMLIEEGIILEKSDLSSI; this is encoded by the coding sequence GTGCGACCTGAAAACACATCCACAGGAAAAGGCGAGATTCCTGCCGACCTATTGGCCATTCTCTGTTGTCCAGAGACCAAGCAGGAGGTGTGTCTATTGGACCAAACGATTGTGGAACGACTGAATAAACGGATTTCAAAAGGAGAATTAAAGAATAAGGGAGGGCGACCCGTCACTGAACAAATCGATGGAGGACTCCTTCGAACAGATAGAACAGTAGCCTACCCTATCCGCGATCAAATTCCCATTATGCTTATTGAAGAAGGCATCATCTTAGAGAAATCTGATCTTTCATCCATCTAA
- a CDS encoding NAD(P) transhydrogenase subunit alpha, producing the protein MIVGVLKETYPGEHRVALVPAVLPSLKKGGMDVIVESEAGEQAGYPDSTYIEKGATIASSRAQVLEKADCVVQVRLLGANPTEGQSDLAGFRKGQMLIGMAEALTVPQSVQDLASREVTAFALELMPRITRAQSMDILSSMGTVAGYKAVLIAASSLPKMFPMLMTAAGTVTPAKVLIIGAGVAGLQAISVAKRLGAAVEAYDIRPAVKEQILSLGAKFVELPLETGAAEDKGGYAKAQDETFYKKQRELLGKVIAASDVVISTAAVPGKKAPILITTDMVGAMAPGSVIVDLAAERGGNCELTKPGHTIVVDGVTIHGPENLSSTVPYHASQMYAKNVATFLLHLVKKGEIQLDMNDEITKETMMTRNGEVVQPRIRELLGLPAQSA; encoded by the coding sequence GTGTTGCTCTAGTTCCAGCCGTGCTTCCCTCACTGAAAAAAGGGGGAATGGATGTCATTGTGGAATCCGAGGCAGGTGAGCAAGCCGGTTACCCTGATTCCACCTATATCGAAAAAGGGGCAACTATAGCCTCCTCTCGCGCACAAGTGCTTGAAAAGGCTGATTGCGTGGTTCAGGTGCGTTTGCTGGGGGCTAACCCTACCGAAGGCCAATCAGACTTAGCCGGCTTTCGCAAAGGACAGATGCTAATTGGAATGGCCGAAGCCTTGACCGTCCCCCAATCGGTTCAAGACCTTGCCTCTCGTGAGGTCACGGCCTTTGCATTAGAATTGATGCCTCGCATTACCCGTGCCCAAAGCATGGACATCCTTTCCTCCATGGGCACAGTCGCTGGTTATAAAGCGGTACTGATTGCCGCCAGTTCTCTGCCCAAAATGTTTCCAATGCTCATGACCGCAGCCGGAACGGTCACCCCTGCGAAGGTCTTGATCATTGGCGCTGGGGTTGCAGGATTGCAAGCCATTTCTGTGGCCAAGCGATTAGGGGCTGCTGTTGAGGCGTATGATATTCGGCCTGCCGTCAAGGAACAGATTTTAAGTTTAGGTGCCAAGTTTGTTGAGTTGCCATTGGAAACGGGCGCGGCGGAAGATAAAGGGGGGTATGCCAAAGCCCAAGATGAAACCTTTTACAAAAAGCAACGAGAGTTATTAGGAAAAGTCATTGCCGCCAGTGATGTAGTGATCTCCACGGCAGCCGTGCCTGGGAAAAAAGCACCGATTCTTATTACGACGGATATGGTTGGGGCTATGGCTCCAGGGTCAGTGATTGTTGATTTGGCTGCAGAGCGAGGCGGGAACTGCGAGCTGACCAAGCCTGGCCATACTATTGTAGTGGATGGTGTGACTATTCATGGTCCTGAAAACTTGTCCTCAACCGTTCCGTATCATGCTAGTCAAATGTATGCCAAAAATGTGGCGACCTTTCTCCTCCATTTAGTGAAAAAAGGGGAGATTCAACTTGATATGAACGACGAAATTACAAAAGAAACCATGATGACGCGAAATGGGGAAGTTGTTCAGCCGCGCATTCGAGAGTTATTGGGGCTTCCAGCTCAATCGGCGTAA
- a CDS encoding endonuclease III has protein sequence MNEDDNVVFLSLVKKAIRPLPTPILSHLAEQGSDPFEILIACVLSLRTRDQVTAEASKRLFAISSDPFSMAKMQVKKIENTIFPVAFYRVKAKQIKDLSQKICKDFHGKTPDTIDALLSLPGVGRKTANLVVTLAYKMPGICVDTHVHRICNRWGFVFTTTPDGTEQALRGKLPRRWWIPLNGILVPFGQNICTPVSPRCSTCSLSHYCPKIGVLSRR, from the coding sequence ATGAATGAGGATGACAATGTTGTCTTCCTCAGTCTGGTTAAGAAGGCCATAAGGCCACTTCCTACCCCAATCCTTAGTCACCTTGCCGAACAAGGTAGTGACCCTTTTGAAATTTTGATTGCCTGTGTTTTGAGCTTGCGCACTCGTGATCAGGTGACCGCCGAGGCTAGCAAGAGGTTATTTGCTATTTCATCTGACCCATTTTCAATGGCTAAAATGCAGGTGAAAAAAATAGAAAATACCATTTTCCCGGTTGCGTTTTATCGCGTAAAAGCCAAGCAAATTAAGGACTTAAGCCAAAAGATTTGCAAGGATTTTCACGGGAAAACACCTGATACCATTGATGCCCTGTTATCATTGCCAGGAGTTGGTCGTAAAACGGCTAATCTGGTGGTTACTTTAGCCTATAAAATGCCAGGAATTTGTGTAGATACACATGTCCATCGGATTTGCAATCGATGGGGCTTTGTCTTTACCACTACCCCGGATGGAACAGAGCAAGCACTCCGTGGGAAGCTTCCTCGAAGGTGGTGGATTCCTCTCAATGGGATCTTGGTCCCATTCGGTCAAAACATATGCACACCAGTCTCGCCGCGGTGCAGTACTTGTAGTCTAAGCCATTATTGTCCAAAAATTGGTGTTTTATCCAGACGTTAA
- a CDS encoding integrase core domain-containing protein, whose protein sequence is MTEDLATVPFRAGDGRRVGAAIPDISQRTACCLLQVSRSAMHRLTKGLIFQIWRFRQACRASGLAQEFITPYTPQQNGLIERLFQSLKEEGGWQHRFGRFKEARHKINCWIAMEPVRPHQALQYLSPQEYRHQQDLQLA, encoded by the coding sequence GTGACGGAAGACCTTGCAACCGTACCCTTTAGGGCGGGAGATGGCAGACGCGTGGGAGCCGCGATTCCGGACATCTCGCAACGAACCGCCTGTTGTCTTCTCCAGGTCAGCCGATCGGCGATGCATCGGCTGACCAAAGGGTTAATCTTTCAGATCTGGCGGTTTCGACAGGCCTGTCGAGCCTCCGGCTTGGCTCAAGAGTTTATTACTCCATACACCCCGCAACAGAATGGGCTCATTGAACGGCTTTTTCAAAGTCTCAAAGAAGAGGGCGGCTGGCAACATCGTTTTGGCAGATTTAAGGAAGCGCGTCATAAGATCAACTGCTGGATAGCGATGGAACCGGTGCGACCTCATCAAGCTTTGCAGTACCTGAGTCCTCAGGAATATCGGCACCAACAAGACTTACAGTTGGCGTGA
- a CDS encoding GNAT family N-acetyltransferase: protein MSDLNTIVNFNMALAKETENRTLDVQVLESGVKALLKDAGKGWYAVAEKSFQSGRLIVVGQILITFEWSDWRNGNFLWLQSVYVHPDQRQQHIFRQLYEYVEGQAHLNREPICGYRLYVEEKNIQAHQTYAKLGFQETAYHMYEKEFSWTSPSFPQSIV, encoded by the coding sequence ATGTCTGACCTGAATACTATTGTAAATTTCAATATGGCTTTAGCCAAAGAAACTGAAAATCGAACGTTGGATGTACAGGTTCTTGAGTCTGGTGTAAAGGCACTTCTTAAAGATGCTGGTAAGGGATGGTATGCGGTTGCAGAAAAGTCTTTTCAAAGTGGCCGACTCATTGTAGTTGGACAGATATTGATTACCTTTGAGTGGAGCGATTGGCGAAACGGGAATTTTTTGTGGCTTCAAAGTGTGTATGTGCATCCAGACCAGCGCCAACAGCATATTTTTCGGCAACTTTATGAATACGTGGAAGGCCAAGCCCATTTGAACCGTGAGCCCATTTGCGGATATCGTCTTTATGTGGAAGAGAAAAATATTCAAGCCCACCAAACCTATGCCAAACTTGGATTTCAAGAAACTGCCTACCATATGTATGAGAAAGAATTTTCCTGGACGTCTCCGTCATTTCCTCAATCAATCGTGTAA